The window ATTAATCATATGACTTGCATAACATTTTCGTACcacatgcataaacatatatCAAGCACTGCAATTTATCGaccttctatggtttactgacgtcagtccctcatttttactcctctaagggggcgaggccgtatagcggttatatcccccaccgcgtaagggtacgtcatggttgggattcccacccatatacgGTTGACTCCTCACAGTGCGTTTAAAAATCGTATGACAATACAAGAAAGGTAGAAAGAAGATTGTACTCgactatttattttcttttaaaatcgaAAACATGCATACTCGAATCTGAAATTTCAAAGTTTGAAAATAGCCCACTTACTGTATATATTGATTGCTAAAACGTGGGTACTCGGCTTCAGGATTTGGATCGCTACTCGTTCTTCGATCGGGCGGTGCCTCGGCTTAAATTTTTGGACTGTTTAGAGACGATTTTTCAGCAGGGTTTCGCCTTGGTTTTCAGCTCAAATTTCGAGAATTTGAAGGGTGGGGAATGAGTGGGGTGATGGGGTATTTATAGGTGGAGGGAAGGGTGTTAAATATGGTGTTCAAATCATACCATAATTTGCATAATCTCTCAATATTTGACTCTCATTCCCTTGCCATAGATGTTGATTCATCTTccatatttcgaaaatatatcTACTTAAGTTAGGAGATTCACACTCTAATCCAATGGTCTAGGTTAATTCGAAAAATCTAGGTTACCCGATCCAACGGCTGTGGTGCAAtgtcttgatgattcttgtCCAAGTTAACCAAGCATATAATCCTCACCAATCTTGGCATTTATCCTAgggaaattttcgaaattcttgTATCATATTATACCTTAATTCTTCAACTTATGTAATATTCAACTCTTGCAAGAAAATCTCCTtcctaattttcgaaaattgtatGCTTAATCACAATATATCACTATAATATTGCATGTCCAATAGTATCTCCACATATCCCATAAAATATTCTCCCATGCACAAAATAAAATCTCATGCTAACATTTTCttacaattatttaattataatgtGGATAAAATCCGGTCCTCACACAACTGGCTCATGATTAATTTCGAATATTTTGGTTTACACACATAAGTTGGATGTGCGTATGTATATACCCATTTGTGTAAAAGTAGAGTTTTGTTAATGAAAGCGAATCACCTGACAAACCATATGATAAAAGATTAATGGGTGGCTTTCCTTTTGGAAAAGCTAGAGATCTGTTTAATTTGTTTGGTAAAACACTTCATTTTAATGCATGGCTTAGTCACGTTAAATGCTAAAAGAATGTGAAGGTAGACATATACTTTATGTTGAAATAAAGTTTGTGTGGCCGATTTAAAGTAAAATTTGGTGCAATTCTTGAATGGCTTACATGGACGAGTACTTGTTATTTTTGAGAAATTGGGGATCTTGCTTTTTTTATAAGGTAGGACTAGGAGGTTGCTAATAGAACTCAATACAACTATATATGCTTTTCAACATTTTCGCGCAAAAAtttctattatatatttttcacaaaattaatcATCTATGTCACCCGAAATGTCTATAACTCGAAATGAGTTTAGGTTTATTTGTGTGAATCTATACTTGTCCAGTGTGGTGAGTTCGTGAAATTTCATTTCTCAACGAGTCTCGagctattatatatatattggtgttaaatccttatttttattttgagaacAAAAGTATCTGTACACAATAGGCAAAGAAAGAGGAAAGGTATATATGTTGGAAAAAAGAAATTCAAATGACATCTctttgtgaaaaaaaaaattattctccACATTCCTTTGTATTACATTGTCCAACTCCAATTTGTCCTTCAGTTCTTTTTGGGTACTTTAATTTTAACAAAGTTaccctcttttaaagaaaaaaactaTACTCTTCCAACTTTGGAAAAGTTAAAGGTTGAACCAAAACTTATTCAGACAATCAGAAATCATTTTATACtgtgaaaatataaaaaataaatacacacataacccaaataagataatAAGTTATATTGTCTTTATACACTATCAACTACATGAATGTTTGACTAGATACACCTAGTCCTTCATCTTTGGATCAGTGAAagatcaaattttccaaaactcaaaaaaAGGAACTTCTATATCTTTCAGTTTTCTACaatatatccaaatttcatatGAGTTAGGCTTCATATGACCAAAATATGTCATATTtcattctttaaaaatcattaattatttagtaatatcatATTACTAAATCAATAAATTGCGATATTTATTTCAGGCATTACAGATTAAGtgattaaaaaaatgataatatattgagaaataaaaataatataactatttttcaaaaaaatctaATTATTGTAAAATTTGAGTCAAATACGAGAGATGATGCGAATATCATCTTTCAAACCAAACATAAAATTAAAAGGTGATTGTATATGGATATATACATTAATATTTAATagctatatattaattaatatacaggAGTTTCATGATATAAGTGAGATTTAATTACctttataattttataattaactttttattaatagttaatttttatattacatCATATGATAGATATTCGTCCCGGACATGGGAATTATTCCACCAATCCATTCACTCATGACAAATTGTAATGAATATGCCTATCCATACACTAGGCTTAGCCAAAGAGACTCTCCATAGTCGTCCATATTCACTGCTCCACTATCAACATTTTATTCCTCCATCATCAACAGTTTATTCCTCTTTTTTGTTTATCATACTACTATAAATTTGCACTAAGGCTACGTGATTTGAACCTGCAgtcgatatatatatttttattttctaccTAAGAAGTCTCGAACATGAAGTCTCCATCGAACTCCAGCCGGGGTCATTTGCAGCAAAAACCAGAGCACGAAATGGGAAAAAAGTTGGAGCAAAAATGTGAGAACTCAGATGTATGTGGTACAGATTTTATTGAAAAACGAAGAAAAAGATATCGTGTAGAAGATCCCATGAGATTTATAATGTTCTTGTGTTCTTGGAACCACACTTGAATTCTTGTACCTACTAAAGTACACGATCAATTGTCAAAATATTCTATTTTGATTATCGAAGATTTACAAGAAGTACTGTTCTTAATTAGTTCCAAAACTATCTCCTTCAATAACAATACTCTGAgacttaacaaaaaaaaaaaaaagattgcaGTTCCATCTCGAGAATACAAGGTATCCGAGTTAATAGTGCCTTTTTATTCAACACGTACGTTGTCTGTCTGATCACTTGGAATATTTTCTTGTATTTAGAGGGCTTAACTAATTAAGCACCACCATATGTGACATGTTCGTATAGCAATTTATGAAGTCTTGGTCTCAGCCAACTCTTTGTATCCCAATTGTATTTGACATCATTATTTCAATAATATCCCGCTTCATGTTAGTATTTCGGCAAAAATAATAATCGACGCGGAAGAAAAACAATTTATTAGGTGACGACCAAATTTTGACTAATTTATAAAAACAAAATTCTATATTACGTACTATGTAGACTAACTCGCAAAATGAGTTTTGGAATTTTTCCTAATATATTGGGCTCATTAGTCTTAAAAATCTTAGGGCTTAATTTGTATATATCCCTCGAAAATCAAGCACTCCAAGCAGGATCCCTAGGACTAAAATAACACCCAGTCACATTGCCATTAAGAAGATTCAAAGCAGCTTTGGATTTCACACACCTCGGAGTTTTGTACTGATTTATCGACGCCCCACCCTGTGTGATGAACAAATCCATCAGCTTCTCAAAGGTGCCCCTCTTCACTACCCTGATCTCCAATGGTCCCACCGACTTATCGTTCGTCCTGCACCGGCGGTAAACGTAGTCCAACCCCTCCTCCACGGCAATGCAGCATTCTTTCAGTACTTGGGCGTTCAGGCGCGGGGCTTCCGGGTGGAGCATGTCGTTGATCTCCCAGTAGATGACATAGTGTCCGGGGACGGAGGAGGTGTCCGCGGAGCTGGTGTATTCGAGGAGGAGCGTGTGGCGGGGCTCGAGTAGGTTCTTGGTTGCCACGGTTATGCTGCGGTGGAGGTCCTCCTCGTTGGTCTTGTCGTTGTCGATGCTGAGGACCACGTTTCGGCGGCAGATGAATCGGAAGGAGGGAGCTTTGTTGTGGAAGCCGGTGACTTGGAGGACGTCGCCTATGCGGTAACGGTTTAATCCTGCAAGAAATCACCAAGAATTGGTTGGTTATCAAGATTTCATGTCTTGCTTCTTTTTATAAGAACTTCAGATATAAGTTGATTATGAATTTCAGTACAAAACCATCCCATGCAAAATATAACGACACATCTAAAAAAACAAAGGTCGAACAAATGTTAAAAATAGAAAAGatataatatttcaaattttcttaACAAAAATTTATTCtacaattttaatataaaaaagcaaaataatgaaatatattgtttttGTATCCGAAACACTTCAAACTTATAAGTTAAATAAGCTTTGAGATCATAAGAACAAACAAGGCGTCATTAATTATAAACTATGCTCTACTTTCATACATATAGGTGTGCATTATTAATGCTTTTAGATTAATCACTCTATGCGATAATATGTGAtatcaaaaatcaaaatatacaGGAACAAATTAAGTTGTAATATTCCCTAATCAATCGGACGGAAAATATAGAATATATTGTTATGTATTTAAATATCGTTTAGAGAATGGTCAACTACGATATTTGACTAACATGATTTGAAAACTTAAGAAAAAAAGAGAATTAAGTGACCTGAAAATGTAGTGACGACGAGCTCATAGTAACACCCAAGTTTCACATTCACCAAGTCCACAAGCCTGCTTGGAGCCACCCTTATCTCGTCATCTTCTTCTTCGAACTCCGCTGAAAACGTACCATTTTCCCCTAATGGTATGAACTCGAAGTACCCCATATTTGGCAACAACGTGAAAGAGACCTCCCTATGATCGCACAATGGCCTCAAATTCACCCCGAAATAGCACTCCGACGACGCGTACATCGTACAGATCAACGGCAGCTTTTCATCGCTGTAGTATCTCAACGCCGGGACGTACTGGGACATCGATCCAGTCACCACCGCCTCGATGAACTTCGCGTTAGGCCACAGTCGACAGATTATCCCCTTCCACGACGCCGTATCGCCGCATATCTGCTCAATCTCGTCTGCCAGGTCAGGATAGGGTCCATCCAAGACACTCGACATCGCgtacctacactcccgatcgtcGATCGCGGCACCAAGTTTTCCAGCACGGATGTCGCGGCAGAAATCACGCCAGTGGTGTTCGAGGAAGGAAATGGCTCGGAGAAGCGCGGAGGCGAAGACCGCACCGAGGCGGAGGACTTCCCGGCGGTGTAGTAGGCCGGCCAGTAATTGACAGTACATGCTTTGATCGCTGTCATAGCAGAGAATGGTGGCATTGGGGCTGGTGAAATCGTTGAAAATGTCATGAGGTCGGTGCTGGAAGTGGCGGCTCCGGTAGTAGCTGGTTAGCACGGTGCGAACCGGTAAGCCGCAGGGAGTTGAGGTCTCCGCTTTCACGAAGTAGAGGTACATGGCTTTTCCCTCATCCAACCCCAATACGTACCTGTTTCCAAAAGCATGCAGGCTAACTATAAGCTATCATGGtccattttgaaaatataacTCAATGACTAAACATTTCAAGGTAAAACATAATAATCTTCTTAACTGATTGATTAAAGGCGTGATGAGATTATACACAAAGGTCCGACGATCAAGGTCTCCGGCAATCGACGGCATCAACTTGGGTTCTCCCTCCGACGTACCCGAGCTGCAAATTTATTCATCAATTAATATACTAAAAACTACCAGTATTTTGGTTGGGGAGTTAAACAGACTGTACTCGTTAAATTATTGATGTATTTCCTTTCATTTTATGCGTCAAAAACTTGCCTGCATAACAATTCTGTAATGGGTTGGCCAGTAATAAGACTTGAATTTTCTCCACTCGCAATCCTCACAATGTAAGGCCTAATATCCTTGTACGTAATAACGGGCACATTTTTCTTGAACTGGGATACGATCTTCTTCGACGAATCGCCGATATATTTATTCAGATACTCCGTATCCCCGTTTTGctccaatatttttttcaatatttCTTCTTGAACTTCATCTGCATTTGATGTTAGTCTTTCCAGCTCCTTCAATGCTTCCTCACCTTTGTACTCCAATTTCTCTCCGTCCATTccgattaaataataataaaaaaaaaaaaacacgttGAGAGGGTTTTTTGAgtatataaattaatgttgggAAGATTTTTCTAAACAATACACATTTTACGGTCAAAATGGTTCTGTTTCTTCCGAGGATTAACACATGCTGGTCTATATATAAAGAGTCACGGTATGGCATGTGACCGTGTAATCTGCACAGTGAATTCTTTTTGTGACGTGATAGCTTTGGTTCCTCGACGTCAGGTATTATCGTATTATTCCACTGTACAAGGTGACACCATATATCATTGATAATATATGGCATGTCTGTTAAATATTTTGATACAAAATTGGATATTTGATGTGTTCAGAAAACAAAAACCAACTTATTAAAATAAGACCAAACTTTGAGGATTGATCATGTCAACTTTCCATATTAAATATTGATTGGAGTATTGATTATTGTTTAATATAGCTTCTGATCATTACATAAATCagtgtgtgtgtgtcgtgtgGTTGCTTTTTTTGCGATtttaggtttttttttaaaaaaaaattcagttttaATTCGTTTTACTGTTCTTTTGTCAATTCTAATCATTTTTTAGACGTGGCACTAACATGATTCTCGATGAAAAAATTACCAAAATTTAGAAGATACTGGCCTAATAATGAAACTTAAAACTTTAGATGATCAAAATCACAAAGAGACAAACATATAAGACTCAAAACGCAGTTTTCCTATATATAAATTCCATCCACATTGATTTATGTACtaatcttcttttttttccttaTTCCAAAGTGAACCTGACGCAAGAAAAAGCCATGAAGAAAAAGCCATGATCTTTTTCAATAAAGTGGCAAAGTTAAATactttaattttattataaagTTGATTTGTTGTCATTGAATATTTTCCTAACATATTGTATATGGGGATTCTTAATGTTTTTCCACTGTTTTATCATTCTAGGCATTAAGGCAGACAGCACCCTGATTCATGTTGACTCACTAGTTAATGTGTCCtttaattgtaaatatgaaTACATGATATACGATTCAGAAATTGATATGGGTGCCTGTAAAAGAAGAACCTTTGATTCTCACGtcaaatattcaaatatatactttaacaatttttatgtttaatttTGTAAAAGTTGAATTAGaaattgaattctttcatttgCAAAGTCCATGGTGTGAAgaatcctaaaaaaaaaaaaagattttagcgacggttttaaccaTCACTAAAACCGTCGCCTAAAGGGTTAGGCAACAATTTTAGCAACGGTTTGGTGGTCCGTCGCCTAAAGGATTAGTggtaattgaaaataaaatatgttaagGAAGTTGGAATATCTGTTTAAAGAATTAAATAACCTTCCTTTATACATTAATAAAAAACAACCTAGAATAAAATAAAGGAAGATGTATCATTTTAATGGATTAGATGTAATTTGCATTTGCTATCATGTTTCACATTTTTTTTCACGATTCATATTTTCAAGTTTTAAGCATCTAACACGACGATACAAGATAAAGGTGAGAAACGATGGAGTCGAGGCAATGGAAATGTGAGCCTTCTAGGAGAAATGTAGCGATTCTGCGCGCCTCGTATGGGATATAACATCTTCCCTCCTAGGAGGGAGCTAacatatataatcaaaatcaagcGCATGTTTCTTAATAAATAACTCTTTTTTATTGCATACACAAGCGCATGCATAGAAAAACAGACAAGGAATAAAATTTTGTTGGCTTTAGGTATGATCAGTTCAAGCAATCTCGTACGTACTTGGTGTGATTGACGTGTGAGCCACTTAAAACAGAATTGAAATTCTTTTCTCTGATTGCAACACTCGATCGGCCTACATGCCCAACCACTTTTTGTACAAACTTGTTTTAAATATGCACCAGAAAAATGTATTCTGGAGCAAGATATCTTTGCCTTTCCGTAGTGATCATTGTGGGGGGGAAACCACCAATTCATGTTTATCTTTTACAAGTTTAGGTAATGTTATATGCCGGAGATTGCTCCGAAGAACgcatatattttttaaacaaacaaatatcatatcatatcatgtaaAATAGTTATCAGACGCTTACGATTTGAAAGATTAGAGTtggaaaaaaatgaaaactttacaaaaaaaaaggcaaaaacctgtgtgagacggtctcacggtcgttttttgtgagacggatctcttatttgggtcgtctatgaaaaaatattaatttttatgctaagagtattactttttattgtgagtgtcggtaggattgacccgtctcacaaagaCTTACTCAAAAAATATAATGCCTTAGATTTAAAAACTAAGTTATTTGAAACATGATATTGAGTTTCACCTTCCTCTTGCTTTGCCCCATTCAATGGGGGTTTATACATTATTATTACCGTCCTCTTTTTGAAGAAACACGTTTTAATTGTAGTCATATTTTGGTCTCTAGCTTTTTAAATACAACGACATATTTTCACAAAACATACAAGAATAttacttcttctttttttcttatTTACATAATTTAAAGTTGCTTATTAATAACATATTTCTAATATTTTAGTAATCAACTCTTATAATTTATTCGTTAAATTAAACTCTCTACgcgtttttttaatattaaattaaaaatattattttttaagcaTTAATCCTCCCATCATTTCGAATACTTCTTCATTCAAACAAACACCATTTATCTCTTTACATTTATAAGCATTATTACctcaatatatatttattgGCGACTTTCGATTAATCAAGAAATGTTTGAGAGAAATCTCTCAACCTAATCCAACAAGAAAGCAAAAAATCAtatgttcttcttcttctttttcctaACAAAAGAAAAGCATCTCCTTTTCATACGTGACATGATCCATTGAGGTTGTTGCGCGCCGCATCCGCCACAAATATTCTTCCCTTTTTCAGTTGGTGGAATACGAGCTAGGCGCGCACATTCAATCGATGATCATAATGTTTTTCGGGATAGAACATTATATGATAACatctgaaaaacaaaaaaaaaaagaggtatCGATACGAGTGTTAACAACATAACTCTAAAAATCTATTCGAATCTTGAAATTTTTTCGTCTGAAAAGTTTGAATGTAAAAAAGAATTGCCAAATGCTCTCATTTTTTTAACCTTGAGATAATTATAGGCAGACAGTGTTATTAGTGCATAAAGACGTacatcttcttcttttttcatAATGCATTTGCTTTCTAGTTTTCCATGTACCACACCACATGGCGTGCCCTGTCCTAAATTATGTTGTTCTCCATTATCCAATTCAGCTTTATATATTCTCCGTACTGAACGAAGCAAATTGTACTTCACACAAACTCCTTACCAGAAACCATTTTTCCGTATAAATGGGCGCAAATGAAGCCCATATTTTAACATGGCGAGAAGATTTAACCCATCAAGGCCCGGTTTGGCTTATTTTGATAAGAGAGATTTTTAAAACGTTGTGTTCTAAAAAAAACGCTAAATATTGAGATTGGGTATCAAATATTTAGTTGGAGCTGaagtatattaaaaaaaaaaaaggaaaatttatttatttcaaatatgcataattatatttattatattgtaTTATAAATGTACATATTCCATTCAtgacatattttttaaaactgcCACAAAACCAAGTGTTTTCGAAATGAGAATATCAAGCTAAGCACCACCTAATTTACTTGAAGATGTCAAAAGGTAATTTTATTCTaagatcaatatcaatttataAACCATAAAAAAGTGGACGATATTGTCTTATATTACATAATGTATCCTTTTCCATGGTAGGTAACGAAAGATTGAGGGATCCAACTTCTCGACACCAATGACGACGCGTTTGAATCGGTAAAGGATACCACCAACAGCCTGCTGTCATTTGCAATTTttctaatatatataataatgttttatgtCGTCGTCATCCTTCCTCCCATGTTTTTCTCGAAATCTTTTATTCTAAttttaacatatcaaatatctgAAACATCTCGTCGGTAATCAAAAATTCGATTCATCTCATCAATATATTCTCGAGTAAACGTGTCGTACATGACTTGTATAATATGTTTTACTTGACTAACT is drawn from Primulina eburnea isolate SZY01 chromosome 10, ASM2296580v1, whole genome shotgun sequence and contains these coding sequences:
- the LOC140842285 gene encoding putative indole-3-acetic acid-amido synthetase GH3.9; amino-acid sequence: MDGEKLEYKGEEALKELERLTSNADEVQEEILKKILEQNGDTEYLNKYIGDSSKKIVSQFKKNVPVITYKDIRPYIVRIASGENSSLITGQPITELLCSSGTSEGEPKLMPSIAGDLDRRTFVYNLITPLINQYVLGLDEGKAMYLYFVKAETSTPCGLPVRTVLTSYYRSRHFQHRPHDIFNDFTSPNATILCYDSDQSMYCQLLAGLLHRREVLRLGAVFASALLRAISFLEHHWRDFCRDIRAGKLGAAIDDRECRYAMSSVLDGPYPDLADEIEQICGDTASWKGIICRLWPNAKFIEAVVTGSMSQYVPALRYYSDEKLPLICTMYASSECYFGVNLRPLCDHREVSFTLLPNMGYFEFIPLGENGTFSAEFEEEDDEIRVAPSRLVDLVNVKLGCYYELVVTTFSGLNRYRIGDVLQVTGFHNKAPSFRFICRRNVVLSIDNDKTNEEDLHRSITVATKNLLEPRHTLLLEYTSSADTSSVPGHYVIYWEINDMLHPEAPRLNAQVLKECCIAVEEGLDYVYRRCRTNDKSVGPLEIRVVKRGTFEKLMDLFITQGGASINQYKTPRCVKSKAALNLLNGNVTGCYFSPRDPAWSA